Proteins encoded within one genomic window of Ranitomeya variabilis isolate aRanVar5 chromosome 4, aRanVar5.hap1, whole genome shotgun sequence:
- the LOC143770288 gene encoding tetraspanin-4-like isoform X2 has protein sequence MSMTRGCLLCIKITMFIFNLIFWLGGCGILGVGVWLAVTQGKFATLSISFPSLSAASLFMVTGSVIMVVGFIGCLGAVTEHRCLLLTFFVVLLIIFLLEIISMVLFFTYNDNFHKYAQEDLKKGLSLYQTEGNLGLTNAWDIVQTEFRCCGVKNYTDWLEMRNSTLVPHSCCMEHSPSCQSNPGTWWKDPCYEKVKRWVGSNISSVGIFGICILIVQVFGLIFSMLMYCQVLKAEKYYE, from the exons CTCGGAGGATGTGGGATTCTTGGAGTTGGAGTATGGTTGGCAGTCACCCAAGGAAAGTTTGCCACCCTCTCCATTTCTTTTCCGTCACTTTCCGCAGCCAGCCTCTTCATGGTGACCGGATCAGTGATAATGGTGGTGGGCTTCATCGGCTGCCTTGGTGCCGTGACGGAACACCGGTGTCTTTTGCTCACT TTCTTCGTGGTGCTATTGATCATCTTCCTCCTGGAAATCATCAGCATGGTGCTATTCTTCACCTACAACGACAAT TTCCACAAATATGCACAAGAAGATCTAAAGAAAGGACTATCACTCTATCAGACAGAGGGAAATCTTGGCTTGACCAACGCGTGGGACATCGTACAGACGGAG TTCCGATGTTGCGGAGTGAAGAACTACACAGATTGGCTGGAGATGCGTAATAGTACCCTTGTGCCGCACTCTTGCTGTATGGAGCACAGCCCTTCCTGCCAAAGCAACCCCGGCACCTGGTGGAAAGAT CCCTGCTATGAGAAAGTGAAGCGATGGGTCGGGAGTAACATCTCTTCTGTTGGGATCTTTGGCATCTGTATCCTTATCGTACAG GTATTTGGTTTGATTTTCTCCATGTTGATGTATTGCCAAGTTCTCAAGGCGGAAAAATATTATGAATAA